A genome region from Calypte anna isolate BGI_N300 chromosome 4B, bCalAnn1_v1.p, whole genome shotgun sequence includes the following:
- the LOC115598326 gene encoding estradiol 17-beta-dehydrogenase 11-like, with translation MIPFLDLLLFLPTLIYSYLEAFVKLFAPVRRKSVSGELVLITGAGHGVGRATAFEFAKRRSRLVLWDINKHGVEETAAECERLGATVQAFVVDCSKREEIYSAAEKVRKEIGDVTILVNNAGVITAADLLSTQDHQIERMFEVNILAHFWTTRAFLPAMMNNNYGHIVTVASAAGHFVISYMVSYCSSKFAAVGFHKALTEELSTLGKDGIKTTCLCPVFINTGFVKNPIARLGRILETEEVVEALMEGILTNQKMVFVPSSQRFGLLFERLFPERALNVLKKMTLVKFDAVVGQRSTQ, from the exons atgaTCCCGTTTCTGGATCTCCTCCTGTTTTTGCCTACGCTCATCTACTCCTACTTAGAGGCGTTTGTGAAGCTTTTTGCCCCCGTGAGGAGGAAGTCTGTCAGCGGAGAGCTCGTTCTCATCACGGGTGCTGGCCATGGCGTGGGGAGAGCGACTGCCTTCGAGTTCGCCAAGCGCCGGAGCAGACTGGTTCTGTGGGACATCAATAAG CATGGCGTTGAGGAGACGGCAGCAGAATGCGAAAGGCTGGGAGCCACTGTTCAAGCCTTTGTGGTGGACTGCAGCAAAAGGGAGGAAATCTACAGTGCTGCAGAGAAG GTGAGAAAGGAAATTGGGGATGTCACCATCCTGGTCAATAACGCGGGTGTGATTACAGCTGCTGACCTGCTCTCGACTCAGGACCACCAGATTGAAAGAATGTTTGAAGTCAACATTCTTGCTCACTTTTGG ACCACAAGAGCTTTTCTGCCAGCCATGATGAACAACAACTACGGTCACATTGTCACGGTGGCTTCAGCAGCAGGTCATTTTGTCATTTCCTATATGGTGTCTTATTG tTCAAGCAAGTTTGCTGCAGTTGGATTTCATAAAGCTCTGACAGAGGAGCTGTCTACCCTGGGAAAGGATGGGATAAAAACTACATGCCTTTGTCCAGTCTTTATAAACACTGGATTTGTCAAAAACCCCATTGCGAG GCTTGGAAGGATTTTGGAGACTGAAGAAGTCGTAGAGGCTCTGATGGAAGGAATATTGACCAACCAGAAAATGGTTTTTGTTCCATCAAGTCAGCGCTTTGGTTTACTCTTTGAAAG ATTGTTTCCAGAACGTGCCCTGAATGTTCTGAAAAAGATGACTCTTGTCAAATTTGATGCAGTCGTTGGGCAGAGAAGCACacagtga